The Argentina anserina chromosome 3, drPotAnse1.1, whole genome shotgun sequence genome includes a region encoding these proteins:
- the LOC126788065 gene encoding uncharacterized protein LOC126788065 — protein sequence MGFSVLGSLGSHVFVTTSHQRPLTIHSFRDRERRNITFKLSGSRAMSSKSELVDFDERTSPIEVKKEIEGCYELIQRLGRGVVYLGSSRMGPDHSHYLQVLELGREIANLLECTSWTGAGPGLMDAATKGALQAGKPVGGFKIGKEAGEWTASNYHPYLRSDVYLTCRFFSARKHGLVDAAVRSSRADRTAVVALPGGIGTLDEIFEMLALIQLERIGSELPVPFLLMNYDSFYSKLLDFLDDCEDWGTLSKGEVSSLWKVCDSNSEALSYLAEYYNLHAGDKGISHCGPNFIWESHSTDQVLTSRFA from the exons ATGGGGTTCTCGGTGTTGGGATCATTGGGTTCTCATGTATTTGTAACAACTTCTCATCAGAGACCCTTAACGATTCATTCATtcagagacagagagaggcGCAACATTACTTTCAAGCTCTCAGGGTCCAGGGCTATGTCAAGCAAGTCTGAATTAGTTGACTTTGATGAGAGGACAAGCCCAATTGAG GTCAAGAAAGAGATAGAGGGGTGTTATGAATTGATACAGAGACTTGGGAGAGGGGTTGTGTATTTGGGATCTTCAAGGATGGGACCTGATCATTCACATTATTTGCAAGTACTTGAGTTGGGTAGAGAG ATTGCAAACCTTTTGGAATGTACTTCATGGACGGGGGCTGGTCCAGGGCTTATGGATGCTGCTACCAAAGGTGCTTTGCAAGCAGGAAAACCAGTTGGTGGATTTAAGATTGGTAAAGAAGCTGGAGAATGGACAGCCTCAAACTACCATCCTTACCTACGTTCAGATGTTTATCTCACATGCAG GTTTTTCTCTGCTAGGAAACATGGTTTAGTAGATGCTGCAGTAAGAAGCAGTCGTGCTGATAGAACTGCAGTTGTTGCTCTTCCAGGTGGTATTGGTACTCTAGATGAGATTTTTGAGATGTTAGCACTTATTCAGCTAGAACGGATTGGGTCAGAGCTTCCAGTTCCATTCTTGTTGATGAACTATGACTCGTTCTACTCAAAGCTACTGGACTTTCTCGACGATTGTGAGGATTGGGGTACTCTCTCCAAGGGAGAGGTTTCATCTCTCTGGAAGGTTTGTGATAGCAACTCAGAGGCTCTATCTTATTTGGCCGAGTATTATAACTTACATGCCGGTGACAAAG GTATCAGTCACTGTGGACCAAATTTCATTTGGGAATCACATTCAACTGATCAAGTACTAACATCACGATTTGCTTAG
- the LOC126787152 gene encoding probable LRR receptor-like serine/threonine-protein kinase At3g47570, translating into MVLDLSFNSLIGPLSEGIGNMKVATYIDISNNHLSGIIPSSIGGLQSLTDFYLPKLLWRKVSNQELLSATNGFTESTLLGSGSFGSIYRGTLSDGMEVAIKVFNLELEGAFASFDIECELLSNIRHRNLIKVISCCGQIDFKALVLNYMPNGSLDKWLYSQNLSLNILQRLNILIDVALALEYLHHGYGTLIVYCDLKPSNILLDDDMGALVADFGIAKLVATIGVYGSRVWNGGNSHPKRGCV; encoded by the exons ATGGTATTAGACTTGTCGTTCAATTCTCTAATTGGACCACTCTCAGAAGGTATTGGTAATATGAAAGTTGCcacatatatagatatatcgAACAACCATTTATCTGGTATTATACCAAGCAGCATTGGAGGCCTACAAAGTTTGACTGACTTCTACTTGCCTAAACTTCTATGGAGAAAAGTTTCAAACCAAGAACTTCTAAGTGCGACAAATGGATTCACTGAAAGTACCTTACTTGGAAGTGGAAGTTTTGGCTCAATTTACAGAGGAACATTGTCAGACGGTATGGAGGTTGCCATAAAGGTTTTCAACTTAGAGTTAGAAGGGGCATTCGCTAGTTTTGATATTGAATGTGAACTGCTAAGCAATATTCGCCACCGgaatctcatcaaagtgatcaGCTGCTGCGGCCAGATTGATTTCAAAGCTCTTGTGCTGAACTACATGCCTAATGGGAGCCTAGACAAATGGTTGTACTCTCAAAACCTTTCCTTGAACATCCTTCAGAGGTTGAATATATTGATTGATGTTGCATTGGCACTGGAGTACCTTCATCACGGTTATGGAACACTTATTGTCTATTGTGATTTAAAGCCCAGCAATATATTACTAGACGATGACATGGGTGCACTTGTTGCTGATTTTGGCATTGCAAAACTCGTTGCCACAATTGGGGTATATGGCTCCAG AGTATGGAATGGAGGGAATAGTCACCCGAAGAGGGGATGTGTATAG
- the LOC126786295 gene encoding 40S ribosomal protein S8, whose amino-acid sequence MGISRDSMHKRRATGGKKKAWRKKRKYELGRQPANTKLSSNKTVRRIRVRGGNVKWRALRLDTGNFSWGSEAVTRKTRLLDVVYNASNNELVRTQTLVKGAIVQVDAAPFKQWYSTHYGVEIGRKKKTAAAIKKEAEDAEAATAVAPTEEVKKSKHVERKLEKRQQTRTLDSHIEEQFGGGRLLACISSRPGQCGRADGYILEGKELEFYMKKLQRKKGKGAAA is encoded by the exons ATGG GTATCTCTCGGGATTCCATGCACAAGAGACGTGCCACTGGAGGCAAGAAGAAGGCCTGGAGGAAGAAGCGAAA GTATGAGCTCGGAAGGCAGCCTGCCAACACCAAACTTTCCAGCAACAAGACAGTGAGGAGGATCAGGGTTCGAGGTGGAAATGTGAAGTGGCGTGCTTTGAGGCTCGACACTGGAAATTTCTCTTGGGGTAGTGAGGCTGTGACCAGGAAGACCCGACTTCTTGATGTTGTCTACAATGCATCTAACAATGAGCTTGTGCGTACTCAAACATTGGTGAAGGGTGCCATTGTTCAGGTTGATGCAGCACCTTTCAAGCAGTGGTACTCCACCCACTATGGTGTTGAAATTGGCCGCAAGAAGAAAACTGCTGCTGCTATTAAGAAGGAAGCAGAG GATGCAGAGGCTGCTACTGCTGTGGCCCCCACTGAGGAGGTGAAGAAGAGCAAGCATGTAGAAAGGAAGTTGGAGAAGCGTCAGCAAACTCGTACTCTTGACTCACATATAGAGGAACAATTTGGTGGTGGTCGTCTATTGGCTTGCATCTCTTCACGGCCTGGCCAATGTGGCCGTGCTGACGG ATACATCCTGGAAGGCAAAGAGCTGGAGTTTTACATGAAGAAGCTCCAGAGGAAGAAGGGAAAGGGAGCTGCTGCCTAA